Proteins encoded in a region of the Corynebacterium genitalium ATCC 33030 genome:
- a CDS encoding DedA family protein, with the protein MSGIIDWIVNLMDALGAPGVGIAILLENLFPPIPSEVVLPLGGFTVAQGSLNFVSVFIWATIGSVVGAYMLYGLGAWLGADRLRAIADWMWLVKASDVDKALEWFDRYGKPSIFFGRLIPGVRSLISIPAGLDRMNLLTFGLWTTLGSGIWNFILIYLGFKLGENWDVVERYVDQYSKVVYVLLILIILGFLVFFIRRAIRERNETAPQA; encoded by the coding sequence GTGTCCGGAATCATCGATTGGATTGTCAACCTCATGGATGCCCTCGGCGCCCCTGGCGTCGGCATCGCGATCCTGCTGGAGAACCTCTTCCCGCCAATCCCCTCGGAGGTCGTGCTGCCGCTGGGCGGCTTCACCGTCGCGCAGGGTTCCCTGAACTTCGTGTCGGTGTTCATCTGGGCGACCATTGGTTCCGTCGTCGGCGCGTACATGCTCTATGGCCTGGGTGCGTGGTTGGGCGCCGACCGCCTGCGCGCCATCGCGGATTGGATGTGGCTGGTCAAGGCCTCCGACGTGGATAAAGCTCTGGAGTGGTTCGACCGTTACGGCAAGCCGTCGATCTTCTTCGGGCGTCTCATCCCCGGCGTGCGCTCGCTGATCTCCATTCCCGCCGGCCTCGACCGAATGAACCTGCTCACTTTCGGCCTGTGGACCACCCTGGGCTCCGGCATTTGGAACTTCATCCTGATCTACCTCGGTTTCAAGCTCGGTGAGAACTGGGACGTTGTCGAGCGCTACGTCGACCAATACTCCAAGGTCGTCTACGTCCTGCTCATCCTCATCATCCTAGGCTTTTTGGTCTTCTTCATCCGCCGCGCCATTCGTGAGCGCAACGAGACCGCACCGCAGGCGTAG
- a CDS encoding DNA-formamidopyrimidine glycosylase family protein: MPEGDSVYQLSKRLQFMTGREVTKCSLRVPRFATVDFTGMTVERVWPYGKHLFMQFGADGYEPEILHTHLKMEGTWSVHRAGSRWKKPGHTARVVLQLADAAGDIELVGHSLGLVDVFPAVAYEEEMGYLGPDMLAEDFDSAEAYRRILAAPEREIGRALMDQYRVAGIGNEYRAEICFLAGVHPARTVGELGEEKVRSIIDISRRLMWTNKEEVKRVSTGVKRAGETAYVFGRNNKPCRRCATLIKNGFLGGAGDLERVIWWCPTCQPEPEGWPERAVRKS; the protein is encoded by the coding sequence ATGCCCGAGGGTGATTCCGTCTACCAGCTGTCCAAACGGCTGCAGTTCATGACCGGCCGCGAGGTGACCAAGTGCTCTCTGCGCGTTCCCCGCTTTGCCACCGTCGACTTCACCGGCATGACCGTCGAGCGCGTCTGGCCCTACGGTAAGCACTTGTTCATGCAGTTCGGCGCGGACGGCTACGAGCCCGAGATACTGCACACCCACCTCAAGATGGAGGGAACCTGGTCCGTTCACCGCGCGGGCAGTCGCTGGAAGAAGCCTGGTCACACAGCTCGAGTCGTGCTCCAGCTTGCGGATGCGGCCGGCGATATCGAGCTGGTCGGCCATTCCCTCGGTCTTGTCGACGTCTTCCCTGCCGTCGCGTACGAGGAAGAGATGGGCTATCTCGGCCCAGACATGCTCGCGGAAGACTTCGATTCTGCGGAGGCTTATCGACGCATTCTCGCCGCACCGGAAAGAGAGATCGGGCGCGCGCTGATGGACCAATACCGTGTCGCGGGAATTGGCAACGAATACCGCGCCGAGATCTGCTTCCTCGCCGGCGTCCACCCCGCCCGCACCGTTGGGGAGTTGGGGGAGGAGAAGGTTCGGTCGATCATCGATATCTCCCGCCGCCTCATGTGGACGAACAAAGAGGAGGTCAAACGCGTCTCCACCGGGGTGAAACGGGCCGGGGAGACGGCTTACGTCTTCGGCCGAAACAACAAGCCCTGCCGGCGCTGCGCCACCTTGATCAAAAACGGATTCCTCGGCGGTGCGGGTGACCTAGAGCGCGTGATCTGGTGGTGCCCCACCTGCCAGCCAGAGCCAGAGGGCTGGCCAGAACGCGCCGTGCGGAAAAGTTGA